From the genome of Erythrobacter litoralis, one region includes:
- a CDS encoding ACT domain-containing protein — translation MTRGRPVSDLGEMLAGMRPDLDDRAFAFVVIEGDRPPPVDAFALVHEAEGRSAIVPAPDADPRFARITLAVHSALEAVGLTAAVSGALAAKGIACNVVAGFHHDHLFVPWERRVEALGILDALSHDARR, via the coding sequence GTGACGCGCGGCCGGCCCGTCAGCGATCTCGGCGAGATGCTGGCGGGCATGCGACCTGACCTCGACGATCGCGCCTTTGCCTTCGTCGTCATCGAGGGCGACCGCCCGCCTCCGGTCGACGCCTTCGCTCTCGTGCACGAGGCGGAGGGAAGGAGCGCGATCGTCCCCGCGCCCGATGCGGACCCGCGCTTCGCCCGGATCACTTTGGCCGTACATTCCGCCCTCGAGGCGGTCGGGCTCACCGCCGCCGTCTCAGGCGCGCTCGCGGCGAAGGGCATCGCCTGCAATGTCGTTGCGGGGTTTCACCACGACCACCTCTTCGTCCCCTGGGAGCGCCGGGTGGAGGCGCTTGGCATTCTCGATGCCCTTTCGCATGACGCGCGTCGATGA
- the hslU gene encoding ATP-dependent protease ATPase subunit HslU produces MDNLTPKAIVAALDEHIIGQKEAKRAVAVALRNRWRRQRLGPDLRDEVTPKNILMIGPTGCGKTEISRRLAKLAEAPFVKVEATKFTEVGYVGRDVEQIARDLVEEAIRLEKERRRESVREAASDAAMERLLNALVGENASEATRQSFRERIVQNAMNEVEVEIEVSESPGMPFDMGNMGGSMQMIDLSDMMGKAFGKRPSRKRKLRVPDAWDKLVDEEADKRLDDDDVARVALENAQTNGIVFLDEIDKIAVSDVRGGSVSREGVQRDLLPLIEGTTVSTKHGPMKTDHVLFIASGAFHVAKPSDMLPELQGRLPIRVNLRALTEEDFVRILSETRANLVEQYRALIGTEEVELDFTDDAVREVARIAAQVNESIENIGARRLQTVMEKLLEEISFEAEEHVGETITVDAAYVKERLSELAGNSDLSKYIL; encoded by the coding sequence ATGGACAATCTCACCCCCAAGGCGATCGTCGCCGCTCTCGATGAACACATCATCGGCCAGAAGGAAGCCAAGCGCGCGGTTGCCGTCGCGCTGCGCAATCGATGGCGGCGCCAGCGGCTCGGTCCGGACCTGCGCGACGAGGTCACGCCCAAGAACATCCTGATGATCGGCCCCACCGGCTGCGGCAAGACCGAGATCAGCCGGCGACTGGCGAAGCTCGCCGAAGCTCCCTTCGTCAAGGTCGAGGCGACCAAGTTCACCGAAGTCGGCTATGTCGGGCGCGATGTCGAACAGATCGCGCGCGATCTCGTCGAGGAAGCGATCCGGCTCGAAAAGGAGCGCCGCCGCGAAAGCGTGCGCGAGGCGGCCAGCGATGCTGCGATGGAGCGCCTGCTCAACGCGCTGGTGGGCGAAAACGCGTCCGAGGCCACCCGCCAGAGCTTTCGCGAACGCATCGTCCAGAACGCGATGAACGAGGTTGAGGTCGAGATCGAGGTTTCCGAAAGCCCGGGAATGCCCTTCGACATGGGGAACATGGGCGGCTCGATGCAGATGATCGACCTGTCCGACATGATGGGCAAGGCGTTCGGCAAGCGTCCGTCGAGAAAGCGCAAGCTGCGCGTTCCCGATGCATGGGACAAACTGGTCGACGAGGAAGCGGACAAGCGCCTAGACGATGACGATGTCGCGCGCGTCGCGCTGGAAAACGCGCAGACCAATGGGATCGTGTTCCTCGACGAAATCGACAAGATCGCCGTATCCGACGTGCGCGGCGGATCGGTCAGCCGCGAGGGCGTGCAGCGCGACCTGCTGCCCTTGATCGAGGGCACGACCGTGTCGACCAAGCATGGCCCGATGAAGACCGACCACGTCCTGTTCATCGCGAGCGGGGCGTTCCATGTCGCCAAGCCTTCGGACATGCTCCCCGAACTGCAGGGCCGTCTGCCGATCCGCGTGAACCTGCGGGCACTGACGGAAGAGGATTTCGTGCGCATCCTGTCGGAGACCCGCGCCAACCTGGTCGAGCAATATCGCGCCCTGATCGGGACCGAGGAGGTCGAGCTCGATTTCACCGACGATGCCGTGCGCGAAGTCGCCCGGATCGCCGCGCAGGTGAACGAGAGCATCGAGAACATCGGCGCGCGGCGGCTCCAGACCGTGATGGAAAAGCTGCTCGAGGAAATCAGCTTCGAGGCCGAGGAGCATGTCGGCGAGACGATCACCGTCGATGCCGCCTATGTGAAGGAGCGCCTGTCCGAACTCGCGGGCAATTCCGACCTGTCGAAATACATCCTGTGA
- the hslV gene encoding ATP-dependent protease subunit HslV → MSNSSDSHGMVQWHGTTIIGVKRGERTVIAGDGQVSMGNTVMKPNARKVRRIGQDDAVIAGFAGATADAFTLFERLEKKLEQYSGQLMRASVELAKDWRTDKYLRNLEALMIVADKDALLVLTGNGDVLEPEGGIAAIGSGGNYALAAARALSDYEDDPEAIATKAMAVAADICVFTNGNLTVETV, encoded by the coding sequence ATGAGCAATTCGAGCGACAGCCACGGCATGGTCCAGTGGCACGGCACCACCATCATCGGCGTGAAGCGCGGCGAAAGGACCGTCATTGCGGGCGATGGCCAGGTCTCCATGGGCAACACCGTAATGAAGCCCAATGCCCGCAAGGTCCGCCGGATCGGGCAGGATGACGCGGTGATCGCCGGGTTCGCCGGCGCCACCGCCGATGCTTTTACCCTGTTCGAGCGGCTCGAGAAGAAGCTCGAGCAATATTCCGGCCAGTTGATGCGCGCCTCGGTCGAACTCGCCAAGGACTGGCGCACCGACAAGTATCTGCGCAATCTCGAAGCCCTGATGATCGTAGCCGACAAGGATGCGCTGCTGGTGCTGACGGGCAATGGCGACGTGCTGGAACCCGAAGGCGGCATCGCGGCGATCGGTTCGGGCGGCAATTACGCTCTCGCCGCAGCGCGGGCGCTGTCCGATTACGAGGACGATCCCGAGGCGATCGCGACCAAGGCGATGGCGGTCGCGGCCGATATCTGCGTCTTCACCAACGGAAACCTGACCGTAGAGACGGTCTGA
- a CDS encoding outer membrane protein assembly factor BamE, which yields MLVALGVGLVLSGCSSIRESRGYIRDPILTQLIQPGIDNRRSVEGTLGRPTFTSAYGEPTWYYVSSTTGRKPFVRPRIRQHNVLAVRFDDAGNVAEVDRSGIDEVVYLRPDGDKTPTLGRERGFLEDLFGNIGRVGGVGGPGAGPGGGP from the coding sequence ATGCTGGTCGCGCTGGGCGTGGGCCTCGTGCTGTCGGGCTGTTCCTCGATCCGCGAATCGCGCGGCTACATCCGCGATCCGATCCTCACCCAGTTGATCCAGCCCGGCATCGACAACCGGCGCTCGGTCGAAGGGACGCTCGGCCGGCCGACCTTCACCAGCGCCTATGGCGAGCCGACCTGGTATTACGTTTCCAGCACCACGGGGCGCAAACCCTTCGTGCGCCCGCGCATTCGCCAGCACAACGTGCTTGCCGTGCGCTTCGACGATGCGGGCAATGTCGCCGAGGTCGATCGCTCCGGCATCGACGAGGTCGTCTATCTGCGGCCCGATGGCGACAAGACGCCCACCCTGGGCCGCGAGCGCGGCTTCCTAGAGGACCTGTTCGGCAATATCGGGCGCGTCGGCGGTGTCGGCGGTCCGGGTGCGGGTCCGGGCGGCGGGCCATAG
- a CDS encoding ubiquinol-cytochrome C chaperone family protein — MPTKDKSRPLAFLAKVFGTAPDPRERIRPLWHRVIELAREKSFYTDCRVADTVGGRFDLITAVLSTVIVRIEASEMRAESALLAELFVEDMDGQLREFGVNDVVVGKKVGKLMSLLGGRLGAYRGALNEKDRDKLVAAVSRNVQFAEGADDQASAECVADKLLALSDRLSRFSDEDMIKASGIW, encoded by the coding sequence ATGCCGACCAAGGACAAATCCCGCCCGCTCGCCTTCCTTGCCAAGGTATTTGGCACAGCGCCGGACCCGCGCGAGCGCATCCGCCCGCTGTGGCACCGGGTGATCGAACTCGCCCGCGAGAAAAGCTTCTACACCGATTGCAGGGTCGCCGACACGGTCGGTGGGCGGTTCGATCTCATCACCGCTGTCCTCAGCACCGTGATCGTGCGGATCGAGGCTTCCGAAATGCGCGCCGAAAGCGCCCTGCTCGCGGAATTGTTCGTCGAGGACATGGACGGTCAGTTGCGCGAATTCGGCGTCAACGACGTGGTCGTGGGCAAGAAGGTCGGCAAGCTGATGAGCCTGCTCGGCGGGCGGCTTGGCGCCTATCGCGGCGCGCTCAACGAAAAGGACCGCGACAAGCTCGTCGCTGCCGTAAGCCGCAATGTGCAGTTCGCCGAGGGGGCCGACGATCAGGCATCGGCGGAATGCGTCGCGGACAAGCTGCTCGCCCTTTCGGATCGCCTGTCGCGCTTCAGCGACGAGGACATGATCAAGGCGAGCGGAATCTGGTAA
- a CDS encoding YceD family protein, translating into MTDAATHQGPELSRLVKARPLPADPVVIEADAAEREALARRFGLGGIDSLRAEVTLEQRAKAIRARGMLSAAVQQICAVSNENFPVTISEAFDLSFVPESARTAPADEDEAIEIELEREDLDEIEYAGDAFDLGEAVAQTLGLAIDPYAEGPGADAARAAAGLADEDTPRGPLAEALAALKKN; encoded by the coding sequence GTGACCGATGCTGCGACACATCAGGGCCCTGAACTGAGCCGCCTAGTGAAGGCGCGCCCGCTGCCGGCCGATCCGGTGGTGATCGAGGCCGATGCGGCCGAACGCGAGGCTCTCGCGCGACGTTTCGGTCTTGGCGGCATCGATTCGCTGCGGGCCGAAGTCACGCTTGAGCAAAGAGCGAAAGCGATCCGCGCGAGAGGGATGCTGAGCGCGGCGGTGCAGCAGATCTGCGCGGTCTCGAACGAGAATTTCCCGGTCACGATCAGCGAGGCCTTCGACCTCAGCTTCGTGCCCGAATCCGCGCGCACCGCGCCTGCGGACGAGGATGAGGCGATCGAGATCGAGCTCGAACGCGAGGATCTCGACGAGATCGAATATGCGGGCGATGCCTTCGACCTCGGCGAGGCGGTTGCGCAGACGCTGGGCCTCGCGATCGATCCCTATGCCGAAGGTCCGGGCGCCGATGCAGCGCGGGCCGCAGCGGGGCTCGCCGACGAGGATACGCCACGCGGGCCCCTCGCCGAGGCGCTGGCCGCGCTGAAGAAGAACTAA
- a CDS encoding DMT family transporter has translation MASPENTSASPLTIGQLIAGMGLFGSATPLSKIIGEHYPVFTASCMRMVIASIVLAPFVLALTSRYRDTERSDWAVIAAIAAFGMVGFTATMLFGMRLTTGVIGSTIMSASPAITAAAAVVFFGAAMNWRKGGALALAVVGVVVINVFRGGGNAGEAVLLGGFLVLVAVCFEAAYTLLSRKLSDGITSLEATLAASLLAAPLFVALAFTFDPNPFDFSRGTDRSLYALLFWGAGTGGLAPVLWYNGVRKAPGALTAGAMSVMPLTALGLSYVLLGEAFRWVHLAGFGLVFAGLVLMILEHAKGGEGD, from the coding sequence ATGGCATCGCCGGAAAACACCTCTGCCTCGCCGCTCACGATCGGCCAGCTCATCGCCGGAATGGGCCTGTTCGGCAGCGCGACGCCGCTGTCCAAGATCATCGGCGAGCACTACCCGGTCTTCACCGCGAGCTGCATGCGCATGGTTATCGCGAGCATCGTGCTTGCTCCATTCGTCCTCGCGCTGACCAGCCGCTATCGGGATACGGAGCGCTCCGACTGGGCCGTAATCGCCGCCATCGCCGCCTTCGGCATGGTCGGCTTCACCGCCACCATGCTGTTCGGGATGCGGCTGACGACGGGCGTCATCGGTTCGACCATCATGAGCGCCTCGCCCGCCATCACTGCCGCGGCGGCGGTCGTGTTCTTCGGCGCGGCGATGAACTGGCGCAAGGGCGGGGCGCTTGCGCTCGCGGTCGTGGGCGTCGTCGTGATCAACGTCTTTCGCGGGGGCGGCAATGCAGGCGAGGCGGTGCTGCTGGGCGGCTTTCTGGTGCTCGTCGCGGTCTGTTTCGAGGCGGCCTACACCCTCCTTTCGCGCAAGCTGTCCGACGGGATCACCTCGCTCGAGGCGACACTGGCAGCGTCGCTCCTTGCCGCCCCGCTCTTCGTCGCGCTCGCCTTCACCTTCGATCCCAACCCGTTCGATTTCTCGCGCGGGACCGACCGCTCGCTTTATGCGCTGCTGTTCTGGGGGGCGGGCACGGGCGGGCTCGCGCCGGTGCTGTGGTACAACGGGGTGAGAAAGGCGCCGGGCGCGCTTACGGCAGGGGCGATGTCGGTCATGCCCCTGACGGCGCTCGGCCTGTCCTATGTCCTGCTCGGCGAAGCCTTCCGCTGGGTCCATCTCGCCGGTTTCGGGCTGGTGTTCGCCGGGCTGGTGCTGATGATCCTCGAACACGCAAAAGGCGGCGAGGGGGATTAG